The Actinoplanes sp. N902-109 genomic interval CGACGACCACGAGTTCACCGCGGACGGCTTCGATCTCCGAATCGGTCTTGACCAGTGCGGCGGCGCCGATGCCAGCGCAGTTGACCACTGTGCCGGCCTCGTCGAACACTTCCTCCAAATGTTTGATCCGGCCGATGTCGAGGGTCCCGCCCCCGGCCACGAAACGGCCCTCCAGGTAGCTCAAATAGACCGGCATGTCGACAACGGGCAGCGTGCAGCGCCAACCGCTCAGGAAGCCACGAGGCAGCTCACCAGCGGGGCAGGCGCGCACCTTCGCCTCCGCGGGAAAGTCGACGGGCATGGACCGCTCCACGCGACTGGCACCGATACCCGTAACGAAACGCACTCCGGAATGGGGCCCCTGGATCGCGGTCCACTCGTCATAGGTCCGGCGGCCCCAGCGCGGGATCTGCGGGTGCTGCGCATAGTCGTGGTCCCATAACGCGCCGGCCGCGGCCGAGGTAGTCTCGGCCGGCAGCTGCGCAGTCCGGATGAGAACGCGCTTACCGGCTTCGGCCAGCAGGATGCCGGTAGTCAGTCCCGATACACCGGCACCGATGATCACCACGTCCGGTTGTGGCGAAGTCATGGCACGAGAGTAGTCGCCACGGACAAGCCGGGGGCCTGCACACGCGGACAATCTGCCGATC includes:
- a CDS encoding FAD-dependent oxidoreductase → MTSPQPDVVIIGAGVSGLTTGILLAEAGKRVLIRTAQLPAETTSAAAGALWDHDYAQHPQIPRWGRRTYDEWTAIQGPHSGVRFVTGIGASRVERSMPVDFPAEAKVRACPAGELPRGFLSGWRCTLPVVDMPVYLSYLEGRFVAGGGTLDIGRIKHLEEVFDEAGTVVNCAGIGAAALVKTDSEIEAVRGELVVVDNPGISEFFAEYTDGLVDMVYLLPQGDKLVLGGTADRSGRSRRHEDETAAHIIDRCARIRPEVLRARILEYRVGVRPERAKVRVERELVDGFPVVHNYGHGGSGVTLSWGCAERVAELIDLT